Proteins found in one Tumebacillus sp. BK434 genomic segment:
- a CDS encoding amidohydrolase yields the protein MRTIYTNGTIYTMDAQTPQATALAIENGRILAVGDTEDIRLQYGRADVEEIHLGGATVLPGLIDNHLHVSNHGIKLSTLDFTPAQSTAEMLKMLREWVIKIPQGEWVVGTGWNENQFSDRRIPTLQELNEAAPNHPVFLTRVCNHAYLANTRAFERTGITASTADPADGSYGRDANGALNGIIYENASRPLQNAIPKKSRAELKDALRRGIKHALASGLTGVHTEDLRYLNDFETTWSLYRELVVEEDLRLRSNLLIYYPHLDELKATGLTTGDGDEWVNIGALKIFADGAMGGRTALMTLPYGDAPGTYGTAILSQEELNRIAAAGAAYGMPIAVHAIGDGATDMVLEAMEKHQVLGHRHRLIHAQVLRPEQITRMQQLGDRLALDLQPRFVTSDYPWVLERIAPELHKTSYAWKTLLDAGLLCGGGSDAPIEPIEPLLGLHAAITRSGYQPEQRLTAQEAVHLFTVGGTYATREEDVKGTITPGKFADLTILDRNIMTEHPDVILETNVIRTVIGGTTVYEK from the coding sequence ATGAGAACGATCTATACCAACGGCACGATCTACACGATGGACGCGCAAACGCCGCAGGCGACCGCCTTGGCGATTGAGAACGGCCGCATTCTCGCGGTCGGCGATACGGAAGATATCCGCCTGCAGTACGGGCGCGCGGACGTCGAGGAGATCCACCTCGGCGGCGCGACGGTGCTGCCCGGCCTGATCGACAATCATTTACATGTCTCCAACCACGGCATCAAACTGTCCACGCTCGACTTCACGCCCGCGCAAAGCACCGCCGAGATGCTGAAGATGCTCCGCGAGTGGGTGATCAAGATTCCGCAGGGCGAATGGGTGGTCGGGACCGGCTGGAACGAAAACCAATTTTCCGACCGCCGCATTCCGACGCTCCAAGAGCTGAACGAAGCGGCGCCGAACCACCCGGTCTTTCTGACCCGCGTCTGCAACCACGCCTACCTCGCCAACACGCGGGCTTTTGAACGCACCGGCATCACGGCAAGCACAGCCGACCCGGCGGACGGCTCCTACGGCCGCGACGCGAACGGGGCGCTGAACGGCATCATCTATGAAAACGCGTCCCGCCCGCTGCAGAACGCGATCCCGAAGAAAAGCCGCGCCGAGTTGAAAGACGCCTTGCGCCGCGGCATCAAGCACGCCTTGGCCAGCGGTCTGACCGGCGTGCATACGGAAGACCTGCGCTACCTGAACGACTTTGAGACCACGTGGAGCCTGTACCGTGAGCTGGTGGTCGAAGAAGACCTGCGCCTGCGCAGCAACCTGCTGATCTACTACCCGCACCTCGACGAGCTGAAAGCGACCGGCCTGACCACCGGCGACGGCGATGAGTGGGTGAACATCGGCGCGTTGAAAATCTTCGCCGACGGCGCGATGGGCGGACGCACCGCGTTGATGACCCTCCCGTACGGCGATGCGCCAGGCACCTATGGCACGGCGATCCTGTCGCAGGAAGAGCTGAACCGGATCGCGGCAGCAGGTGCAGCGTACGGCATGCCGATCGCCGTGCACGCCATCGGCGACGGCGCAACCGACATGGTGCTGGAAGCGATGGAGAAACATCAGGTGCTCGGCCACCGCCACCGCCTGATCCACGCCCAAGTCCTGCGTCCGGAGCAGATCACGCGCATGCAGCAGCTCGGCGACCGTCTGGCGCTCGACCTGCAGCCGCGTTTCGTCACCTCCGACTATCCGTGGGTGCTGGAGCGCATCGCGCCGGAGCTGCACAAGACTTCCTACGCGTGGAAGACGCTGCTCGACGCAGGACTCCTGTGCGGCGGCGGATCGGACGCGCCGATCGAGCCGATCGAACCGCTGCTCGGCCTGCATGCGGCGATCACCCGCAGCGGCTACCAGCCGGAGCAGCGCCTGACCGCGCAGGAAGCGGTGCATCTCTTCACCGTTGGCGGCACCTACGCCACCCGCGAAGAGGATGTCAAAGGCACGATCACACCGGGCAAATTCGCCGACCTGACCATCCTCGACCGCAACATCATGACGGAGCACCCCGATGTGATTCTCGAGACGAACGTCATCCGCACCGTCATCGGCGGCACAACCGTATACGAAAAATAA